AAAGTGATATTAGAATTTATTGAAAATAAAAGATTATATTTACGAAGTTTTTAGAGGATAAAAAAATGAAAAATAATTATACATTTAGAAAATTAATAAGAATACTCTTTTTGCTTTTTATATTTTTGACTGTATTTTATAGTTTACATATAATGCAATAATATCAAAAAATTTTTTAAATAGGGAGGATTTTATTTTGAGTTATTTATGTTTTTTAGTTATAATGATAATTTTGTCATTAGTTTCAGTTGTATTTAGTCTGATTGCACCGATTATGGTTCAAATTTGGAGTAAAAGTGTAGAGGGAATTACTATCTATAGAATTTTACTTTTATCAATAATTATGGCTGTTTTTATGCTAATAAATATTTTATTTATTGTAATAAAAGAACATTATTCAAGAAAGTTAAATAGAGAGAATTTTTTCGACTATCTAAAAGATATTTTAACTTTAAAATATGATTACATAATTTCCGAAGGAATAATGAAAATTTTGGATAAGACAATAATGAGTGTTAACAATATTTATCTGTTTATCACAGGGGATAATATCAAATTAATAACAAATTCACTCGTTATGGTAGTTGTTTCTGTTTGGATTTTATATATTAATAAATACATATTTCTCGCTTGTTTAGTAGTCATTCCTATAAATATTTTAGGCTTTGCCAAGATAAACAAAGTACTATTGGGAAAATCTAGAAATATGGAATTACAGGTTACTACAGGCTGGCAAAAAGTTTTATCCGTCATATCAAATACTGAATATATAAAACAACAATCTAATCCAGATATTATTAAAAATTATTTAAGTGATACTGTAGATACTATTTACAATTCAATGTCTGATGTAAATATGTATTCTGTAAGTACTTCTACCTTAATTCACAGTATTAATTCAATTTTTCAAACTGTTATATTAACTTATGGTGTTTATAATTTTGCCTTTGTTGGACATGATTATTTTTCATTGATGATACTTATGATTTTAATTCCAACATTTTTTAATACATTAAGTTCTCTTGTTGGCTCAAAACTAAATAAAAGAAATTTCACAATAGCTAAAGAATTTAAGGACAATTTAGAAAAGATGAGTGAAGTTTATAATGGAAGTAATCTTGAAGAAATAAAAAATATTTCCTTTAATATTTCAGAATTAAAACTTCCTACACATAGTATTGATGTTAATATTGTCGGAGAATTTTCAAAAGGAGATATAATCAGAATAAAGGGAGACTCCGGTAGAGGAAAGAGTACATTCTTAAAATCAATTATTGGCTTTAGAGAAAATGACGGAATTTTTATAAATGGAAATAATATAAATTCATATAATTTATTAGCTTTAAGAAATAGAATTGAATATATGGGTCAAGATGCTTATGTTTTTCAAGGCTCTTTAGAGGACAATTTATTTTTCGGTATAGAAAATTATAAAGATAAAATTGACAGCCTAAAACAAGATCCGCTCTTAAAAACTATCTTCTCGTCTAAAGACTTGGACTCTGATATTTTTAACTTGGGTGCTGATTTATCAGGAGGAGAAAAACAAAAAATT
Above is a genomic segment from Parvimonas micra containing:
- a CDS encoding ABC transporter ATP-binding protein — encoded protein: MSYLCFLVIMIILSLVSVVFSLIAPIMVQIWSKSVEGITIYRILLLSIIMAVFMLINILFIVIKEHYSRKLNRENFFDYLKDILTLKYDYIISEGIMKILDKTIMSVNNIYLFITGDNIKLITNSLVMVVVSVWILYINKYIFLACLVVIPINILGFAKINKVLLGKSRNMELQVTTGWQKVLSVISNTEYIKQQSNPDIIKNYLSDTVDTIYNSMSDVNMYSVSTSTLIHSINSIFQTVILTYGVYNFAFVGHDYFSLMILMILIPTFFNTLSSLVGSKLNKRNFTIAKEFKDNLEKMSEVYNGSNLEEIKNISFNISELKLPTHSIDVNIVGEFSKGDIIRIKGDSGRGKSTFLKSIIGFRENDGIFINGNNINSYNLLALRNRIEYMGQDAYVFQGSLEDNLFFGIENYKDKIDSLKQDPLLKTIFSSKDLDSDIFNLGADLSGGEKQKIALARAINSDVDILLLDEITSSIDKESSVEIYNRIKEISKDKIIFIISHDDIVDDICNREILI